In a single window of the Candidatus Omnitrophota bacterium genome:
- the umuC gene encoding translesion error-prone DNA polymerase V subunit UmuC, whose protein sequence is MIALVDCNNFYVSCERVFKPSLNGRAVVVLSNNDGCVISRSQESKDLGIKMGAPLFKCETFLREHGVKIFSSNYALYADMSKRVMETLSGFAPDIEVYSIDEAFLKLPDARGNLTGQGRKIRRTVLAWTGIPVSVGIAGTKVLAKIANELAKKDLRHDGVFDLSALPAKKAEQILGSFPVEGIWGVGTQYAKYLKRHRISTALDLKRVDPRWARAHMTVTGERLVRELNGTCCMDIESVSKNKKEITSSRSFGRKITDINQIKEAVSDYATRAAVKLRRQGSVCSGLFVFIMTSSYDRDRYYNGSYRSLATPTAGTSAIIRAAHGIIDRIYLEGKRYAKAGVILMDISGRRNLQLDLFEAGYYNSKSEALMHAVDKLNSRWGRGLLSYASNGIMKKWAMRRRILSPGYSTRWDEIPIVKA, encoded by the coding sequence ATGATAGCACTGGTCGATTGTAATAATTTTTATGTATCCTGCGAACGGGTATTCAAACCTTCCCTAAACGGAAGAGCCGTTGTCGTTCTTTCCAATAATGACGGTTGTGTCATATCCAGATCGCAGGAATCCAAAGATCTCGGGATCAAAATGGGCGCGCCGCTGTTCAAATGCGAGACATTTCTCCGGGAGCACGGAGTCAAGATATTCTCCTCAAACTACGCCTTGTACGCGGATATGTCAAAAAGGGTCATGGAGACCCTCTCGGGTTTCGCTCCTGACATAGAGGTCTATTCCATAGACGAGGCCTTCCTTAAACTTCCGGATGCGCGCGGGAATTTAACCGGTCAGGGCCGCAAGATCAGGCGAACTGTTCTGGCGTGGACCGGAATACCCGTCTCAGTGGGCATAGCCGGCACCAAGGTGCTTGCCAAGATCGCGAATGAACTGGCCAAGAAGGACCTCCGGCATGACGGTGTGTTCGATCTTTCGGCGCTTCCTGCAAAGAAGGCCGAGCAGATTCTCGGCAGTTTTCCCGTTGAGGGTATATGGGGCGTAGGCACCCAATACGCGAAATACCTCAAAAGGCACCGCATAAGCACCGCTTTGGATCTCAAAAGGGTTGATCCCCGGTGGGCAAGAGCCCACATGACCGTTACCGGAGAAAGGCTTGTCCGCGAGCTTAACGGGACCTGCTGCATGGATATAGAGTCCGTATCAAAGAACAAGAAGGAAATAACCTCGAGCAGGTCTTTCGGACGGAAGATCACGGATATAAACCAGATAAAAGAAGCCGTTTCGGATTATGCGACAAGGGCAGCCGTAAAACTCAGGCGTCAGGGAAGCGTCTGTTCCGGACTGTTCGTTTTTATCATGACCTCTTCTTATGACAGAGACCGCTATTATAACGGCTCTTACCGGTCACTGGCAACGCCCACGGCCGGAACTTCGGCGATCATAAGAGCGGCGCACGGGATAATAGATCGTATATACCTCGAAGGGAAGCGGTACGCGAAGGCGGGCGTGATCCTCATGGATATATCCGGCAGGAGGAATTTACAGCTGGATTTGTTCGAGGCCGGTTACTATAATAGTAAAAGCGAGGCGCTGATGCACGCCGTGGATAAATTGAATTCAAGATGGGGCAGGGGGCTTCTTTCATATGCCTCCAACGGAATCATGAAGAAATGGGCGATGCGCCGGAGGATACTTTCCCCCGGATATTCCACTCGCTGGGATGAGATACCGATCGTAAAGGCTTAG
- the phrB gene encoding deoxyribodipyrimidine photo-lyase: MHVKPERTRLLKKGNERKGPVIYWMSRDQRAKNNWALLFAKQKAQELGQPLAVVFCFVPDFLGAAIRQYGFMLEGLKTTEEDLEKKHIPFYLLQGDPSGEIPKFIDKYRAGALVTDFDPLKIKRTWKKKVSNKISIPFYEVDAHNIVPCWVASDKQEYAAYTFRPKINSLLPEYLEQFPPLRPHNIPWKRQKSTSDWAKARKSLKIDTSVPEISWLSPGERAATYVLNRFIKKRLADYDDARNDPTEEGTSDLSPYLHFGQISAQRVALKIRDAKAPRKAKEAFLEELIVRRELSDNLCYYNKDYDKFRGLQPWAKKTLNEHRKDKRGYTYSLKRFEESKTHDPLWNAAQTQLVRTGKMHGYLRMYWGKKILEWSQSPEKAFKVAISLNDKYELDGRDPNGYAGVAWSIGGIHDRAWPERAIFGKIRYMSYNGCKSKFNVDKYIEKQQD; this comes from the coding sequence ATGCATGTAAAACCCGAACGAACGAGACTCCTCAAAAAGGGCAACGAACGCAAGGGGCCTGTCATCTACTGGATGAGCAGGGACCAGCGCGCTAAGAATAACTGGGCTCTTTTATTCGCTAAGCAGAAAGCTCAGGAACTTGGGCAGCCGCTCGCCGTGGTCTTTTGTTTTGTGCCGGACTTTTTGGGGGCTGCGATCAGGCAATATGGCTTTATGCTGGAAGGCTTAAAGACCACCGAAGAGGATCTCGAGAAAAAACACATACCCTTCTATCTGCTCCAGGGAGATCCATCTGGGGAAATACCAAAATTCATCGATAAATATAGAGCGGGAGCACTGGTCACTGATTTTGACCCCCTGAAGATAAAACGGACTTGGAAAAAGAAAGTTTCAAATAAAATATCCATCCCTTTTTACGAAGTGGATGCCCATAATATAGTTCCCTGCTGGGTCGCATCAGATAAACAAGAGTATGCCGCTTATACTTTCCGGCCGAAGATCAACAGCCTACTGCCGGAGTATCTGGAACAGTTCCCGCCCCTCAGGCCGCATAATATCCCGTGGAAGAGGCAAAAAAGCACCTCGGACTGGGCTAAAGCCCGGAAAAGTCTCAAGATCGACACATCCGTCCCTGAGATCTCCTGGTTGAGCCCGGGGGAAAGAGCTGCGACCTATGTTTTAAATAGATTTATCAAGAAAAGACTTGCCGATTATGACGATGCGAGGAATGACCCTACAGAAGAGGGGACTTCCGATCTTTCGCCTTATTTGCATTTCGGACAGATCTCCGCGCAAAGGGTCGCTTTGAAGATCCGTGATGCGAAGGCACCCCGAAAAGCCAAAGAAGCGTTCCTGGAAGAACTTATAGTAAGGCGTGAACTTTCGGATAACCTCTGCTATTACAATAAGGATTATGATAAATTCCGGGGATTGCAGCCCTGGGCGAAAAAGACGCTAAACGAGCATCGTAAGGATAAAAGGGGATACACTTATTCTTTAAAGCGGTTCGAAGAGTCCAAAACGCATGACCCCCTGTGGAACGCAGCGCAGACCCAGCTTGTAAGAACGGGGAAGATGCACGGTTATTTGCGCATGTACTGGGGCAAAAAGATACTTGAATGGTCCCAGTCCCCGGAAAAAGCGTTCAAGGTGGCTATTTCGCTGAATGATAAGTATGAACTTGACGGGAGAGATCCTAATGGATACGCGGGTGTTGCCTGGTCGATAGGCGGTATTCACGACCGCGCCTGGCCAGAACGGGCAATATTCGGTAAGATCCGCTATATGAGCTATAACGGATGCAAATCAAAGTTCAATGTTGATAAGTACATAGAAAAGCAGCAGGATTGA
- a CDS encoding cold-shock protein — MVKGTVKWFNNQKGYGFIAPESGDDVFVHHNEIQGEGYKSLEEGQAVEFEIQQGAKGPMAVNVVKL; from the coding sequence ATGGTAAAAGGCACAGTAAAATGGTTCAATAACCAAAAAGGTTATGGATTTATTGCTCCTGAATCCGGTGATGATGTATTCGTGCATCATAACGAGATCCAGGGTGAAGGTTACAAGTCCCTCGAAGAAGGGCAAGCTGTTGAATTCGAGATTCAGCAGGGCGCCAAGGGGCCGATGGCCGTAAATGTAGTAAAGCTGTAA
- a CDS encoding rubrerythrin family protein, with amino-acid sequence MDDAVREQMLVFQKNEITEYHIYRKLATLIKDPNNSQVLQRIADEEKKHYDILREHTGTEVKPDRFRIWYYITISRVLGLTFGVKLMEKGEENAQEAYDSITESFPEARDIKEDENEHERELLSLLDEERLKYVGSIVLGLNDALVELIGALAGLTFALQDTRLVATAGLVTGIAASLSMAASEYLSTRSEPSDKNPVKAATYTGFAYIFAVALLILPFLVLGHLYLCLGVSLIMAVLIIFIFTFYVSVAQEVSFKKRFLEMITISMGVALVSFLIGLIVRMGLGIE; translated from the coding sequence ATGGATGATGCCGTACGCGAACAGATGCTCGTTTTTCAGAAGAACGAGATAACCGAATACCACATCTATAGAAAACTTGCCACTCTTATAAAAGACCCCAATAACAGCCAGGTTCTTCAAAGAATAGCCGATGAAGAGAAAAAGCATTACGATATACTGCGTGAGCATACCGGTACCGAGGTAAAGCCCGACAGGTTCAGGATATGGTATTATATAACGATCTCAAGGGTCCTGGGACTCACCTTCGGGGTCAAGCTCATGGAAAAGGGCGAGGAGAACGCTCAAGAGGCATATGATAGTATCACTGAAAGCTTCCCCGAAGCGAGGGACATAAAAGAGGATGAGAACGAACATGAGAGGGAGCTGTTAAGCCTGCTTGATGAAGAACGCCTTAAATACGTGGGCTCCATCGTTCTGGGGCTTAATGACGCCTTGGTCGAACTCATCGGCGCTCTTGCGGGTCTTACATTTGCCTTGCAGGATACACGCCTTGTGGCGACCGCGGGCCTGGTCACCGGTATCGCCGCATCGCTCTCCATGGCAGCCAGTGAATATCTCTCTACCAGAAGCGAGCCAAGCGATAAAAATCCCGTCAAAGCGGCTACGTATACGGGGTTCGCGTATATCTTCGCCGTGGCTCTTCTTATCCTGCCATTTTTGGTGCTTGGCCACCTTTATCTATGCTTGGGGGTCTCACTGATAATGGCAGTGTTGATAATATTCATATTTACCTTCTATGTATCCGTCGCCCAGGAAGTCTCATTCAAGAAACGTTTCCTGGAGATGATCACGATAAGCATGGGCGTCGCTCTTGTGTCCTTCCTGATAGGCCTTATCGTGAGGATGGGGCTCGGGATCGAGTAG
- the uvsE gene encoding UV DNA damage repair endonuclease UvsE — protein MRIGYPCINRSIDCRASSTFRLASYSEKRLKQTVRNNLSCLLRILEYNLSHDILFFRISSDLVPFASHPVCKFDWKKHFRKDLHRIGDFIKENRMRISMHPDQFILINSPKEDVIRRSVAELEYHCTLLDVMGLDRNAKVQIHVGGVYQDKPGAIERFSRNYKNLERKIKKRLVIENDDKLYSLRDCLSVHERTGVPILFDVFHHKCLNNGEKLRDALLKARKTWQKKDGMIMVDFSSQEKGRPKGTHTSTINTRSFKGFIRDISGIDADIMLEIKDKEKSALKAVRVLKDLRRI, from the coding sequence ATGAGGATAGGCTACCCCTGCATAAATAGAAGCATAGACTGCAGAGCAAGCAGCACTTTCCGGCTGGCTTCTTATTCCGAAAAAAGGCTGAAACAGACCGTTAGGAACAACCTTTCCTGCTTGTTGAGGATCCTTGAGTACAATCTTTCCCACGATATACTGTTTTTCAGGATAAGCTCGGATCTGGTCCCTTTTGCTTCCCACCCCGTCTGTAAATTCGACTGGAAGAAGCATTTCAGAAAAGACCTGCACCGGATCGGTGATTTCATTAAAGAAAACCGGATGCGCATATCCATGCACCCTGACCAGTTCATTCTCATTAATTCTCCTAAAGAAGATGTCATAAGACGAAGCGTGGCAGAACTTGAATACCATTGCACCCTTCTGGATGTGATGGGGCTGGACCGAAATGCCAAGGTTCAGATACATGTAGGCGGAGTATACCAGGACAAGCCGGGCGCGATCGAAAGGTTCTCCAGAAACTATAAAAATCTCGAAAGAAAAATCAAAAAAAGGCTTGTAATCGAAAATGATGACAAGCTTTACAGTCTCAGGGACTGTCTTTCAGTTCACGAAAGAACGGGCGTTCCCATCCTTTTCGATGTTTTTCACCACAAGTGCCTGAATAACGGTGAAAAACTTCGAGATGCCCTGCTCAAGGCAAGAAAGACCTGGCAGAAAAAGGACGGGATGATCATGGTCGACTTCTCCAGCCAGGAAAAAGGCCGGCCCAAAGGCACCCACACCTCAACTATAAACACACGTTCATTTAAAGGATTTATCCGCGATATCAGCGGCATAGACGCGGATATCATGCTGGAGATAAAGGACAAGGAAAAAAGCGCCTTGAAAGCTGTCAGGGTTCTAAAAGATCTCCGTAGAATATAA
- a CDS encoding peptidylprolyl isomerase: MGIEKGKKVTLNYTVTTEGQTVDSTEGTEPFVYVHGEEKILPALAENLEGMEIGEKKSIEIPPEKAYGARSEAAFKELPRTALPGNVEPQVGMLLESKSPSGATSVIRISEIKPDTVVVDLNHPLAGKTLTFDVEIMSVD, from the coding sequence ATGGGGATCGAAAAAGGCAAAAAAGTCACACTTAACTATACAGTAACTACCGAGGGTCAGACCGTAGACAGCACAGAAGGCACCGAACCTTTCGTATATGTGCACGGCGAAGAAAAAATACTTCCCGCTCTTGCGGAAAACCTCGAGGGCATGGAAATCGGGGAAAAGAAGTCCATTGAAATCCCGCCGGAAAAAGCATACGGGGCAAGGAGCGAAGCGGCCTTCAAGGAGTTGCCCCGAACCGCGCTTCCCGGTAACGTGGAGCCCCAGGTAGGCATGCTTCTCGAATCAAAATCTCCCTCGGGAGCGACTTCCGTAATAAGGATATCTGAGATAAAACCGGATACTGTCGTGGTTGACCTCAACCATCCTCTTGCGGGCAAGACACTGACATTCGATGTTGAGATCATGTCAGTGGACTAA
- a CDS encoding DUF378 domain-containing protein has translation MKALNVIALILVIVGGVNWGLVGIFNFDLVAALLGDMTVPAKIVYSLVGLAAIYSLVILGKIIKE, from the coding sequence ATGAAAGCCTTGAATGTCATTGCGCTTATTCTGGTTATAGTGGGGGGCGTTAACTGGGGTCTTGTGGGCATATTCAATTTTGACCTGGTTGCCGCTCTTTTAGGTGATATGACGGTTCCTGCGAAAATAGTGTATTCGCTCGTGGGGCTTGCGGCGATATATTCTCTTGTTATCCTCGGTAAGATAATAAAGGAATAA
- a CDS encoding PAS domain-containing protein has translation MGSSGITRAYRVHILEIFYFFRILIEQLFLKVKRKGKNMSKNTDKELKRLLDESLRTSEFAWWQWEIPDNKVTFNDLKVTMIGYDPKDFADVGYQAFTDLLHPDDHERAMDAMRDHLEGRAPLYQIDYRIRKADGTYTWYVDRGVIMERSGSGEPLMLRGIVLDLGSELRKKTKDETILALLRKAIPKGREEQLIRICASCKKLKLKEEDWVEVEKRFLKAVETDLSHGICPDCLKKLYPELADQLT, from the coding sequence ATGGGCTCCAGCGGTATCACACGGGCTTATCGCGTTCATATCCTGGAAATATTTTATTTTTTCAGGATCTTGATCGAACAGCTTTTTTTGAAGGTAAAACGCAAAGGAAAAAACATGTCCAAAAACACAGACAAAGAACTTAAACGTTTGCTTGATGAAAGCCTCCGCACGTCCGAATTCGCCTGGTGGCAGTGGGAGATTCCCGACAACAAAGTAACCTTTAACGACCTTAAGGTCACAATGATAGGATACGACCCGAAGGATTTCGCCGACGTTGGGTACCAGGCTTTTACGGACCTGCTGCACCCTGATGATCATGAACGTGCAATGGACGCGATGAGGGACCACCTCGAAGGCAGAGCGCCGTTGTACCAGATAGATTACAGAATAAGAAAAGCCGATGGAACCTATACATGGTATGTGGACCGGGGCGTGATCATGGAAAGATCAGGATCAGGAGAGCCTCTCATGCTCAGGGGTATAGTCCTTGACCTTGGCTCCGAACTCAGGAAAAAGACAAAGGATGAAACCATTCTGGCTCTATTGCGCAAGGCTATCCCAAAAGGACGGGAAGAGCAGCTTATCCGCATCTGTGCAAGTTGTAAAAAACTTAAGCTCAAGGAAGAAGACTGGGTGGAAGTGGAGAAGCGTTTTTTAAAGGCCGTAGAAACCGATCTATCGCATGGCATATGTCCTGATTGCCTGAAAAAGCTATACCCGGAATTGGCCGACCAGCTCACTTGA
- the umuD gene encoding translesion error-prone DNA polymerase V autoproteolytic subunit has translation MGVVQGCVANWEGGRREPKVSELARLARVLKVSAGDLAGVTVPGALTLYGDATVPIRRMPLYTSHISAGFPSPADDYIEKRLNLNDLVIKNPASTFFVRVSGDSMQDAGINHGDILVVDRSRTPGNSSIVIAVLNGELTVKRIRKTRKKLYLVPENEEYSEIEITGEEEFVVWGVVTNVIHPV, from the coding sequence ATGGGGGTGGTGCAGGGGTGCGTTGCCAACTGGGAGGGCGGAAGAAGGGAGCCCAAGGTGTCCGAACTGGCCCGTCTTGCCCGCGTCCTCAAGGTAAGCGCGGGTGATCTCGCGGGGGTTACCGTTCCCGGGGCATTAACGCTTTATGGCGACGCTACCGTGCCGATCCGCAGAATGCCCTTATACACATCGCATATATCGGCGGGATTTCCGTCCCCGGCGGACGATTATATCGAGAAACGGCTTAACCTGAACGACCTTGTCATAAAAAATCCCGCCTCGACCTTTTTCGTCAGGGTTTCGGGTGACTCGATGCAGGATGCCGGCATAAATCACGGGGATATACTCGTGGTCGACAGGTCCAGGACCCCAGGGAACAGCAGTATAGTCATAGCGGTCCTCAACGGGGAACTTACGGTCAAGCGCATACGAAAAACACGCAAAAAACTTTACCTTGTCCCTGAAAACGAGGAATACTCCGAGATAGAGATAACCGGGGAAGAGGAATTCGTGGTCTGGGGCGTGGTGACCAACGTGATACATCCGGTATGA
- a CDS encoding pyridoxamine 5'-phosphate oxidase family protein, translating into MEKDTRQTIENILREQRLGVLATKGEPYPYTSLICFAGTPDLLNVYFPTLEDTSKYSNIKKDPMVSLLVNTGARASDFRQAHAVTVLGAARRADKDRMAEPYLERFPSLEDFVMDPSCIMINIRVEKYILVAGLRQVTELIP; encoded by the coding sequence ATGGAAAAGGACACACGGCAGACCATAGAAAATATCCTGCGCGAGCAAAGACTTGGCGTTCTTGCTACAAAAGGAGAGCCATACCCCTACACGTCACTTATCTGTTTTGCGGGAACCCCGGATCTACTCAACGTGTATTTCCCGACCCTTGAGGATACGAGCAAGTATTCGAACATAAAAAAGGACCCGATGGTGTCACTCCTGGTAAATACTGGGGCTCGCGCATCTGATTTCAGGCAGGCACACGCGGTAACAGTGCTTGGTGCCGCCCGGAGAGCTGATAAAGACAGAATGGCGGAACCGTATCTTGAGAGGTTCCCCTCCCTTGAAGACTTTGTGATGGACCCATCCTGTATAATGATAAATATCCGGGTGGAGAAGTATATTCTGGTAGCGGGGCTCAGGCAAGTTACCGAGCTTATCCCTTAA
- a CDS encoding FMN-binding protein, translating to MTYYRTIFLTVLFVFGIVSVSFGAGNYTDGTYEGEYSFVKVKVTVDQGSISDIKILHHGGGGEKYEEMVEPLLDEIINKQSTDVDAVTGATVSSINTINAVQSALEKAQSR from the coding sequence ATGACTTATTATCGAACGATATTTTTAACTGTTTTGTTCGTTTTTGGGATCGTTTCGGTCTCTTTCGGTGCGGGGAATTATACCGACGGGACATACGAGGGGGAGTATTCCTTCGTTAAAGTAAAGGTTACCGTGGACCAGGGCAGTATTTCCGACATAAAGATACTGCATCACGGCGGTGGAGGTGAAAAATACGAGGAAATGGTCGAACCTTTATTGGACGAAATAATAAACAAGCAGTCCACTGATGTCGATGCGGTCACCGGAGCTACGGTAAGCAGCATCAATACCATAAACGCAGTGCAAAGCGCTCTGGAAAAAGCCCAGAGCAGGTAG
- a CDS encoding trypsin-like serine protease produces MVSGIRIRALFFPSNTPFIARYHFDAYSVIIIQYVLVPLSSGEMGRLHPNERPVFSLIVIIIRRRRMKRFLGITVLILVFSFVAGISYSENLRKTPIVEVVKKSGPAVVNIRTEKVINLKDFEEWGSYGGFFDKFFEEYFGESYSEGTLTTTSLGSGVIVDSRGLVCTNLHVVQKATNILVVLDYGKVMEGEVVIKDFVNDLALIKTDSMEKLPEIDFADPRKIMIGETVVSIGNPFGLENSVTAGVISGIDRAFKHPNCDKYVCRDLLQTDASINLGSSGGALLNLDGELVGINLAVIQKAQNIGFAVKVDKVVTLLQKYLGTKVD; encoded by the coding sequence ATGGTCTCGGGGATCAGGATACGGGCCCTTTTCTTTCCATCAAACACGCCTTTCATTGCACGATATCATTTTGACGCGTATTCTGTTATAATAATTCAGTATGTGCTGGTTCCTTTGAGTTCAGGGGAGATGGGTCGATTACACCCGAATGAGAGGCCAGTGTTTTCCCTAATAGTAATAATAATAAGGAGACGCCGGATGAAACGATTCTTGGGCATTACAGTTTTGATCCTCGTATTTTCTTTCGTGGCGGGGATTTCCTATTCGGAAAATCTGAGGAAGACACCTATTGTAGAGGTTGTTAAAAAGTCAGGCCCCGCCGTTGTTAATATCCGTACAGAAAAGGTCATAAATCTCAAAGACTTCGAGGAATGGGGCAGTTACGGCGGCTTTTTCGATAAATTCTTCGAGGAGTACTTCGGAGAATCTTATTCAGAGGGTACTTTGACCACGACAAGTCTCGGCTCAGGGGTAATAGTCGATTCAAGGGGCCTCGTTTGCACCAATCTCCATGTTGTTCAGAAAGCTACCAATATCCTGGTGGTCCTTGATTACGGCAAGGTCATGGAGGGAGAAGTGGTTATCAAGGATTTCGTTAACGATCTCGCACTTATAAAGACCGATTCCATGGAAAAACTTCCCGAGATCGATTTTGCCGATCCCAGGAAAATCATGATCGGCGAGACCGTTGTTTCCATAGGTAATCCCTTCGGACTTGAGAATTCGGTCACCGCAGGTGTCATTAGCGGAATAGACAGGGCTTTCAAGCATCCCAACTGCGATAAATATGTCTGCAGGGACCTTCTGCAGACAGATGCATCCATCAACCTCGGCTCTAGCGGCGGGGCTCTTCTCAACCTGGACGGGGAACTGGTGGGCATCAATCTTGCCGTGATCCAGAAAGCCCAGAATATAGGTTTCGCGGTGAAAGTGGACAAGGTCGTAACTCTTCTACAAAAGTATCTTGGGACAAAGGTCGATTAA
- a CDS encoding DUF296 domain-containing protein: MQLKQGRIFMGRLKHRSDLLEELTSLCKKEDIRLGVFSVIGALDSVKLGYYKQNEQEYTECASLDKKLEITSCTGNISDKDGEVFVHAHITLADHKGSCYGGHLMPEARIFAGEYYIKELTGGKLSREFDQETGLSLWR; this comes from the coding sequence ATGCAGCTGAAACAGGGAAGGATCTTCATGGGCAGGCTCAAGCACAGGTCAGACCTGCTGGAGGAGTTAACATCTCTTTGTAAAAAAGAGGATATACGCCTTGGAGTGTTCTCGGTCATAGGGGCGCTGGACTCGGTGAAGCTTGGATATTACAAACAGAATGAGCAGGAATACACAGAATGCGCGAGCCTGGATAAGAAACTTGAGATAACCTCATGCACCGGCAATATATCCGATAAGGACGGGGAGGTCTTCGTGCACGCGCATATTACACTGGCCGATCATAAAGGCAGCTGTTACGGCGGGCATCTCATGCCGGAAGCGAGGATATTCGCGGGCGAATATTACATAAAAGAGCTTACGGGAGGTAAATTATCAAGAGAGTTCGATCAGGAGACGGGATTGAGCCTTTGGCGGTGA
- a CDS encoding CPBP family intramembrane metalloprotease: protein MNKRIFISMIAFLLPLISLIFGIYGTFTVTFSIPLLWQVAVRGKDISTLGIRKDRIWASLAAGLLSGVVLAFLGGTVLKTAGLTGYALDKVTEMNGILRSLGLDISIKNELGFRLLRANDRPSIWLASLFYSVLLVGLGEEMFWRGFFQAKMKNFFPVHVAIWITAAVFGLMHFYLFIIIPPLAATALIAVIALLGAFWGYLYRYFGNIWAPAVSHGLIAFISWKYFIFSGS, encoded by the coding sequence ATGAACAAACGCATATTTATCAGCATGATAGCTTTTCTCCTGCCGTTAATATCGCTCATTTTCGGTATTTACGGCACTTTTACCGTGACTTTCTCGATACCTCTTTTATGGCAGGTAGCAGTTCGGGGAAAGGATATATCCACGCTCGGCATCAGGAAAGACCGGATCTGGGCTTCTCTGGCGGCGGGGCTGCTTTCAGGGGTTGTTCTGGCTTTTCTGGGAGGGACCGTCCTTAAAACCGCGGGGTTAACAGGATATGCCCTGGACAAGGTCACCGAGATGAACGGAATACTAAGATCCCTGGGGCTTGATATTTCAATAAAGAACGAACTGGGGTTCCGTCTTCTCAGGGCGAACGACCGGCCGTCAATATGGCTGGCCTCGCTTTTTTACAGTGTTCTGCTGGTGGGGCTGGGCGAAGAGATGTTCTGGCGTGGTTTTTTCCAGGCGAAAATGAAGAACTTTTTTCCGGTACACGTGGCAATTTGGATAACGGCGGCTGTATTCGGTCTAATGCATTTTTATCTTTTTATCATAATCCCGCCTCTGGCGGCAACCGCTCTTATAGCGGTTATCGCCCTTCTAGGGGCGTTCTGGGGATATCTCTACAGATATTTCGGTAATATATGGGCTCCAGCGGTATCACACGGGCTTATCGCGTTCATATCCTGGAAATATTTTATTTTTTCAGGATCTTGA